GATACTTAAAAAAGCTTCAGGCGAGCCTGTCTATAACTAATAGAACTTACGAAAAGTCGGTAGATCTCGCCAGAGAACTGGAAGGGCATGCCTTGAGGTTTGAAAGTTTGGAAGATTACCTTTACGAATTTGATATAGTGATACTTTCAACCGCTTCAAAAGAGCCTATCCTGAAAAAAGATATGGTTAAAAAAGCTATAAAGCTTAGAAATTACAAGCCCATGTTTATCATAGACATATCTGTACCAAGAAATGCAGACCCTTCCATCAACGACCTTGACGAAGTTTTTTTATACAACATAGATGACCTGAGAAGCATTGCGGAAAAAAATCTCTCCGAGAGGCTAAAGGAGAAAGAAAAAGGCGAGATCATAGTATGGGACGAGGTAGAGAAGTTAGTAAAGTGGCTTGAACTTCTAAAGGTGGAAAGTTACATCATAAAAATAAAAAACAGATGGAAGGATGTAGAAGCCAGAGAGCCGGCAGTGAGAAAGCTCATCCACTCAGTTATAGAAGAGATAAGAAAACAACCATCTTCAGCGGAGAGATTGTTTAAAATATTCGTTCAGGAGGTAGATGATGGAGACACGTTCAGAGGGTTATCCTATGTCCATAACAGAGCTGATGGAGCTTGAATCTGAGTACTCAATAAAGGCTTATATACTTATAAAGGCTGACCCAAGGGAGATACCCTCCATAATGCTTGCTCTTTCCACCTTTGATGGTGTGAAAACTGCAGATGTAGTTACGGGGCCTTACGACATAATAGTTTTTGCAGAGCTTCGCAATCAAGATGAGCTGGGCAGACTGGTTATAAACAAGATACACTCCTTAGAAGGTGTCAGAGAAGCTCTCACCTGCGTAGTGGTCAAAATATGAAGTATCCACAAATTTTGGAGTACGAAGACCGCATAGTAGTTATATACTCAGCGGATGAGCCCAATTACACGGAGGAGGATGACGGTGTGATCCTCTTCTACTCAAAGAAAGGGGATGTGGTAAAGATTATAATAAAAAAGGATGAAAAGCATCACATCATATACTTCTGATTACTTGGTTATAGAGGGAGGACACAGATTAGTAGGTAAGGTGAGGATTTCAGGCTCCAAAAACGCATCTTTGCCTATAATGATGAGCAGTTTGCTTACTGATGATGTATGTTATATAGAGGATGTTCCCGACCTTCTTGATGTAAGAAGCACTATTGAGCTTTTGCAGGTGTTTAATGCAGAGGTATCCTATCATCAAGGTAAATTGAGATTGGATGCTTCAAAGATAAAGAGCTTTATCGCACCTGACTACATAGTGAGGAGGATGAGGGCATCTGTGCTTGCCATGGGACCTCTTTTGGGAAGATTTGGTAAAGCTGTAGTAGCAATGCCCGGTGGGTGTTCCATAGGTGTAAGAGCCATAGATCAACACTTAAAAGTATTTGAGAGAGGTGGGGCTCGTATAAATGTACAGCACGGCTATGTTCATCTTGAGGTGGACAAAATAAAGCCTGTTGAGTATACCTTTGAGGTGGTGACAGTGACAGGTACCGAAAACGCACTTATGTTTTTAAGCAGATGTGAAAAGAGAAGCATACTTAGAAACATAGCTATAGAGCCTGAAGTCATGGACCTGGTGGAGGTCCTAAGAAGCATGGGTGTAAGCATAGAGATAGATGGTAGGACTGCCATAGTGAGGGGAAGCAGAGAGCTTAAAGGTTTTGCTCACAGAGTTATACCAGACAGGATAGAGGCGGGTACTTTCTTGGTGGCGGGTTTTATAACAGGTGGAGATATAGAGCTTGAAAATGTGCGCGTTGATCATTTAGGTAGCGTGATAGAAAAACTCAGAGAGGCGGGAGCTTGCGTTGAAGTATCTTCTGATAGAATCAGAGTTTATTCTAATGGAGGGGGTATAAAACCTCTCTCTATATCTACTTCCGAATATCCTGGCTTTCCTACGGATATGCAGGCTCAGTTTACATCCATGTGCTGTCTGGCAGAGGGCTTGTCAGAGATAACGGAAAACATCTTTGAAAATAGGTTTCAACATGTGGCAGAGCTTCAGAGAATGGGTGCGGATATACACATAAGGGGAAGAACAGCTTTTATAAAGGGTGTAAAAAAGCTTACCGGTGCAGAGGTTTTCTCAACGGACCTTAGAGCTTCTGCCAGTTTAGTCCTTGCAGGTTTGGTAGCAGAAGGGAAAACGGTGGTAAGGGATATATATCACCTTGACAGGGGATACGAGAGACTTGATGAAAAGTTAAAAAGCTTAGGAGCGCCTGTAGAGAGGCACTCCATTACTGATGTCATTTGATCTCTATCTTTTTTTCCTTTGATACCTCAGACTTGGGGAGCCTTATTTCCAAAATACCGTCCTTATACTCAGCTTTCACCTCTTCAGCCTTCACATCTACCGGCAGAGTCAACACCCTTTCAAACTTTCCGTAAACTCTCTCTAAGCGATGAATGGTTTCAGTCTTTTCCTCGCGCTCTTCCTTCTTCTCTCCTCTTATGTGTAGAGTATTGTCCTTTATACTCACCTCGATGTTCTCCTTTTTCACACCGGGCAATTCTGCCTTAACAACTATTTCATTATCCGTTTCGTACATCTCAACAGCAGGTGCAAAAGCTCTTTCTACCTCTTCTCTTGGCCACATTTCTTCAATAAGCCTGTCAAACTCTCTTCTAATTCTCTCCAGTTCAGCAAAAGGGTTCCACAACGCGATGCTCCTTCTCATGGCCCTCACCTCGCTATCCAAACACCGCGGCGTTTGGGCTGGGGTATTTTTATACCGCCTTTCTTGTGCTGTCCCTTCCCCAGCGGGCGGTATTGGGACAGCTTACATAATTTAAATATATTCTTATTTCTTACGCAGTCAAGTTTTCAAACTCAATGGCTACAGCACCTGAGCTTAGCATCTCATCTATTGCTCTTTCTGTATCACCAGGTTTTACATCCACACCTTTTGTAGCATCAATAAGAAGAAATGCCTGATATTCCAAGTTAAGGGCTCCCATCACCGTATTTTTCACACAGTAATCCGTTGCCACACCTCCTACAAAAACCCTCCTTATGCCTCTCTCTTGGAGTAAACTGTCTAGCATAGTTCCCTGAAAGCCCGAATAAGCGTCAAAGTCCCTACTGGTTCCCTTGGATATGATAAACTTGTTATCTTTTGGTATGCGTAGATCTTTATGAAACTTAGCTCCTTCGGTATTTTGAACGCAGTGGGGTGGCCACACTCCACCATTTTCTAAAAAAGAGATGTGATCGGGGGGATGCCAATCCCTCGTAAAATAAACAGGAAGCCCTCTTGAAGAGAAAATATCTATATAAGCGTTGAGCTTAGGCACTATCTTGTCGCCATCTGGTACTGGCAATGCACCCCAAGGCATAAAATCGTTTTGCATATCTACTACTATGAGTGCATCCTTATCCGTCAATTTTACTCTCATGGCTTTTACCTCCAAAGCACTTCTACCTCTTCTTTTAATTTAATTTCCTCCAAACTCACCTTGCAATTGTAAGCCACCACCCGATGACCTAAGCTTTTAAAAACCTTTAGTTTGTTGGCAAAAATTGGGTCCATCTCCCTATTGGGAGAAAAGGCATAGGCATCTTCCCTCTGGATTACAAAAACCATCTTAGGCGTGTATTTAGGGTAAGCCTTTATGAGTAGGTCTATGTGTCTGGATCCCCTTTGCGTAGGTGCATCCGGAAATAGGGCAATACCATCTCTTACAAGATTTACAGACTTCACTTCAATAAGCTCCTTACCTACGAGAAGATCCAGCTTACCACCCACCACCTTAGGCTCATACACAAGCTCACCTGCAGGCAACCCTTCCGCATACAGTTTAGGTGCAATTTGCGAATCAAGGCATACAAGGATACCTTTTTCACCCTCCGCCAACAGAAGTTCATAAGAGTACTTACCTTTATCTTTCTCCTTTAGGTATACACATGTTCCCTCTTTTAAAAGCTCGCTTAATCTTCCGGTATTTCTTAGATATGCAAAATGCTCTTTATCTTTTATGCGCACAACACACACGAAGCGATTAATTCGCTTTACAAATTCGCCACTTACAAGAGAGGGAAATCTCATTTTAGAAAAGCCCCACCGGGCGGTGGGGCAAACAATTAGGGGAGGGAGGGGGAGGGAGTTTATCACTCCCGCTTTTTTCAACCCACAGTTATTATAATATATCACTAAAAAATATTTGTCAAGGGGGAATGAGCCTGTTAAAAAAATCCTCAAATACCAAATTCTCAGCGTTGGCAAAAACAGCACAGCTCTCAAAAGCAAAAGACGCAATAAAAGGAGCGTGGTAAAGTCAGGGACTTTTGGGAAGAGTTCTTTTAGTCTTTCTTCCAGATCTCTGAGGGAGGGGTTTTTTTCTTCATTCTCTTTTCTGGAAAAGCTCAAGGAAATTTATAGCAGCTGTGTATACGACAGACTTCATCAGCAGACAAGGGAAGGCAGAACCGTTTATCTGGATGTGCTCAGTCTCAAGCTAAAAACCCGCTTGGAAGGTGTTGAACTTATGGTCTCTTTGTTTACAACACCTGGGCAGAAAAGATATTCAATTCTCAGACCTTGGCTTTTTGGACATACCTTCGCGGTAGTTTTTGTATTTGACTCTTCAAGAGGTGTGGAGGAAAACCTTGAAAGCTTTCGGGAGATAAAGGATTCAGATAAGGTAGTTGTTCAAGCAAACAAAAGGGATGCAGAGGGGGCTGTCCCACTTGAAGAGATAAAAAGAATTTTTGAAAACTATACAGTTATCCCTGCAGTGGCAAAGGATGGCGTAGGCGTAATAGAAACTTTTAAGGAAGCTCTGAGGATAGCTCTCCATGGTGCGGGAAAAGCTTTTAGACCTTCTTAAGAGGGCAAAGCCTACACTTGGACCTATAAGCAGAGATGCTGTGAACCTCAGCTGGATTCTTGAGATGCACAGCTGGTCACTTCAAACAGGCGTCTATACCTTTCAATCCCTTGAAAGATCATCCCTCTTGCCTATGGTTGATGGCCATCTTTTGGGAAGTTTAGAAGACAGCTTTGACATGCTAAGTTTTTATAGAACTACTAAAAACGCACTTGTGCATACTTTCAAATTATCTATTCCTCTTGAATTACCTCTTCGCAAAGCCAACCCCATATGGATTAACTTGGAAAGCCTCAGCTTTAACCTAAAGGAATTTTTTAGAAAAATAGAGGACTTTGGGACTACAGGTTTTGTAGAGGTGGAGGACAGGATAAAGAAAGAAAGGGGATACATATTTTTGTACAACGGTCTTGTAGTTTCTGCAAAAGTAGGAGAGTGATACCGCATTGAAGCGTATTCTCAGAAGTCTTTCGGAAAATGCCTGCCTTTTGAATATTTATGAGCTCAATCATATTACACTTGAATTTCTTCTTTCAAAACCAAAGCTTCTTTCCTACTTTTGGGACTTTGAAGAAGCGGAGAGATTCTTGAAAGAGATCTCTAAAAGACACGCAAGCCTTACCGCACTTTTGGTAAGCGTGTCTCTGTACGAATACGGATACAGGATGTATATGGATGGTGAGGTAATTTATGAAGAAGGCTTTGACACTGAAGCTCTATTTTTTGAAATTTATGTTATCAAAAGCTTTATGGAGCTCAATTTTCTTAAACCTGAGGATTACATATCTGAACATGAGAAAATAAAGGTACTCAAGTCAGATGAAAAATCCACGATAATTTACTTCTGCCCAGCTTGCTGGAGCATTGTATCTCAGAAGGACATAACATGTCCCAATTGTGGCTATGACCTCACAGAGTTTCATAACATGCCCTATGAGTATAAGCTCCTTATGGGGCTTGAGCATCCTGTAGTGGA
The DNA window shown above is from Hydrogenobacter thermophilus TK-6 and carries:
- the hemA gene encoding glutamyl-tRNA reductase, with translation MDRIFVWGINFKTAPVEYREGLACSREETAYLLSILKTIKGVEELILLSTCNRVELYAVAQEYACMENLVNTLLELKGASWDLKRYSFLLQGKEAIHHIFKVASSLDSMVVGETQITSQFKDAFSIARNVGTVGKVLHRLYEKALRTAKRVRTETGISKNAVSVSYVAVDLARKIFGNLKKAKVLLVGAGEMGELAARYLKKLQASLSITNRTYEKSVDLARELEGHALRFESLEDYLYEFDIVILSTASKEPILKKDMVKKAIKLRNYKPMFIIDISVPRNADPSINDLDEVFLYNIDDLRSIAEKNLSERLKEKEKGEIIVWDEVEKLVKWLELLKVESYIIKIKNRWKDVEAREPAVRKLIHSVIEEIRKQPSSAERLFKIFVQEVDDGDTFRGLSYVHNRADGA
- a CDS encoding Lrp/AsnC family transcriptional regulator, which codes for MSITELMELESEYSIKAYILIKADPREIPSIMLALSTFDGVKTADVVTGPYDIIVFAELRNQDELGRLVINKIHSLEGVREALTCVVVKI
- the murA gene encoding UDP-N-acetylglucosamine 1-carboxyvinyltransferase translates to MKSITSYTSDYLVIEGGHRLVGKVRISGSKNASLPIMMSSLLTDDVCYIEDVPDLLDVRSTIELLQVFNAEVSYHQGKLRLDASKIKSFIAPDYIVRRMRASVLAMGPLLGRFGKAVVAMPGGCSIGVRAIDQHLKVFERGGARINVQHGYVHLEVDKIKPVEYTFEVVTVTGTENALMFLSRCEKRSILRNIAIEPEVMDLVEVLRSMGVSIEIDGRTAIVRGSRELKGFAHRVIPDRIEAGTFLVAGFITGGDIELENVRVDHLGSVIEKLREAGACVEVSSDRIRVYSNGGGIKPLSISTSEYPGFPTDMQAQFTSMCCLAEGLSEITENIFENRFQHVAELQRMGADIHIRGRTAFIKGVKKLTGAEVFSTDLRASASLVLAGLVAEGKTVVRDIYHLDRGYERLDEKLKSLGAPVERHSITDVI
- a CDS encoding Hsp20/alpha crystallin family protein, which gives rise to MRRSIALWNPFAELERIRREFDRLIEEMWPREEVERAFAPAVEMYETDNEIVVKAELPGVKKENIEVSIKDNTLHIRGEKKEEREEKTETIHRLERVYGKFERVLTLPVDVKAEEVKAEYKDGILEIRLPKSEVSKEKKIEIK
- a CDS encoding nicotinamidase; amino-acid sequence: MRVKLTDKDALIVVDMQNDFMPWGALPVPDGDKIVPKLNAYIDIFSSRGLPVYFTRDWHPPDHISFLENGGVWPPHCVQNTEGAKFHKDLRIPKDNKFIISKGTSRDFDAYSGFQGTMLDSLLQERGIRRVFVGGVATDYCVKNTVMGALNLEYQAFLLIDATKGVDVKPGDTERAIDEMLSSGAVAIEFENLTA
- the sfsA gene encoding DNA/RNA nuclease SfsA, which encodes MRFPSLVSGEFVKRINRFVCVVRIKDKEHFAYLRNTGRLSELLKEGTCVYLKEKDKGKYSYELLLAEGEKGILVCLDSQIAPKLYAEGLPAGELVYEPKVVGGKLDLLVGKELIEVKSVNLVRDGIALFPDAPTQRGSRHIDLLIKAYPKYTPKMVFVIQREDAYAFSPNREMDPIFANKLKVFKSLGHRVVAYNCKVSLEEIKLKEEVEVLWR
- a CDS encoding gliding motility protein — translated: MREGFFSSFSFLEKLKEIYSSCVYDRLHQQTREGRTVYLDVLSLKLKTRLEGVELMVSLFTTPGQKRYSILRPWLFGHTFAVVFVFDSSRGVEENLESFREIKDSDKVVVQANKRDAEGAVPLEEIKRIFENYTVIPAVAKDGVGVIETFKEALRIALHGAGKAFRPS
- a CDS encoding HEAT repeat domain-containing protein; its protein translation is MKRILRSLSENACLLNIYELNHITLEFLLSKPKLLSYFWDFEEAERFLKEISKRHASLTALLVSVSLYEYGYRMYMDGEVIYEEGFDTEALFFEIYVIKSFMELNFLKPEDYISEHEKIKVLKSDEKSTIIYFCPACWSIVSQKDITCPNCGYDLTEFHNMPYEYKLLMGLEHPVVEMRMNVIHTVGVKDLKEAMPQLEYMINRESNPMLLMAVVDALAKMSHPEALELLRKLAHHTYPIIRSRAKYALEKRLTGGRRSPAV